A single window of Neisseria sp. KEM232 DNA harbors:
- a CDS encoding type IV pilin protein, translated as MKHHNQRGFTLIELMIAIAIIAILAAIAYPSYDNFIRKTRLENARGDLLNNAQRLERFYARNRTFNKFNDLKNDNKYFEITYVYNDDNQNMTDPDVGHYLLTATPKANNANEKRYMQLNDDGIVTVCTGAGADKDCEMY; from the coding sequence ATGAAACATCACAACCAACGCGGCTTTACCCTGATCGAGCTGATGATTGCCATTGCCATCATCGCCATTCTTGCCGCCATCGCCTATCCGTCCTACGACAACTTTATCCGCAAAACCCGTTTGGAAAACGCGCGCGGCGATCTGCTCAACAATGCCCAGCGCTTGGAGCGTTTCTACGCGCGCAACCGCACGTTCAACAAATTCAATGATTTGAAAAACGACAACAAATATTTCGAGATCACCTACGTCTACAATGACGACAATCAAAACATGACCGATCCCGATGTCGGCCATTACCTGCTTACCGCCACGCCCAAAGCCAACAATGCCAACGAAAAGCGCTATATGCAGCTTAACGACGACGGCATTGTCACCGTCTGCACCGGGGCGGGTGCCGACAAAGACTGCGAAATGTACTGA
- a CDS encoding efflux RND transporter periplasmic adaptor subunit, which yields MKKALKWGAALIAAAAAAFAAWSYFQPKNEVNYLTEPVTRGDISQTVSATGEISPSNLVSVGAQASGQIKKLYVTLGQQIKKGDLVAEINSTTQVNALNTEKSKLETYQAKLVSAQIALNTAEKKYKREAALWKEEATSKENLESAQDTLAAAKATVAELKASINQTKISINTAESDLGYTRITAPMDGTVVAVPVEEGQTVNAVQSTPTIIQLANLQTMLNKMQIAEGDITKVKAGQDISFTILSEPDNPIKAKLESVDPGLTTMSLGSYTTSTDTTSSAIYYYARALVPNEDGKLSIGMTTQNTIEISGVKNVLTVPTMAVKKQGGKSYVRVLGKDGNAVQKEVSVGLKDGTRTEIKSGVSEGEQVILSEISAAEQAQNSERAMMGPPR from the coding sequence ATGAAAAAAGCCTTGAAGTGGGGCGCCGCCCTGATTGCCGCCGCAGCCGCTGCCTTTGCGGCCTGGTCGTATTTCCAACCCAAAAACGAAGTGAACTACCTCACCGAGCCGGTAACGCGCGGCGACATCAGCCAAACCGTGTCGGCCACGGGCGAGATTTCTCCGTCGAATCTGGTGTCTGTGGGCGCGCAGGCTTCGGGGCAGATTAAAAAGCTGTACGTAACGCTGGGGCAGCAGATTAAAAAAGGCGACTTGGTGGCGGAAATCAATTCGACCACGCAGGTGAACGCGCTGAACACGGAAAAATCCAAGCTGGAAACCTATCAGGCCAAGCTGGTTTCGGCGCAGATTGCCTTGAACACCGCCGAGAAAAAATACAAACGCGAAGCCGCGCTGTGGAAAGAAGAGGCCACGTCCAAAGAAAACCTCGAAAGCGCGCAAGATACCTTAGCCGCCGCCAAAGCAACGGTGGCCGAACTCAAAGCCTCGATTAATCAAACCAAAATCTCCATCAACACCGCCGAATCGGATTTGGGCTACACGCGCATTACCGCGCCGATGGACGGCACAGTCGTCGCCGTGCCGGTGGAAGAAGGCCAAACAGTGAACGCGGTGCAGTCCACCCCCACCATCATCCAGCTTGCCAATCTGCAAACCATGCTCAACAAAATGCAGATTGCCGAGGGCGACATCACCAAAGTCAAAGCGGGGCAGGACATTTCGTTTACCATTTTGTCCGAGCCGGACAACCCGATTAAAGCCAAGCTCGAAAGCGTTGATCCCGGCCTGACCACCATGTCGCTGGGCAGCTACACCACCAGCACCGACACCACTTCCAGCGCGATTTACTACTACGCCCGCGCACTTGTGCCCAATGAAGACGGCAAACTCTCCATCGGCATGACCACACAAAACACCATCGAAATCAGCGGCGTGAAAAATGTGCTGACTGTGCCGACGATGGCCGTGAAAAAACAGGGCGGCAAATCTTATGTGCGCGTGTTGGGCAAAGACGGCAACGCCGTGCAGAAAGAAGTGAGCGTCGGCCTCAAAGACGGCACGCGCACCGAAATCAAAAGCGGCGTGAGCGAGGGCGAGCAGGTGATTCTTTCCGAAATCAGCGCGGCCGAGCAGGCGCAAAACAGCGAACGCGCCATGATGGGCCCGCCGCGATAA
- a CDS encoding MacB family efflux pump subunit, which produces MSLIECKNINRYFGSGENRVHVLKNVSLSIEKGDFVAIIGQSGSGKSTLMNILGCLDTATSGSYQIDGIETSKMNPDELAGLRRERFGFIFQRYNLLGSLTARDNVALPAVYMGAAHKERSERAEKLLHDLGLQSKENNKPNELSGGQQQRVSIARALMNGGEIIFADEPTGALDTASGKNVMEIIHKLHQDGHTVIMVTHDPGIAANANRVIEIRDGEIISDTVKNPDIPPSSVERVKENASWSFYYDQFMEAFKMSVQAITAHKMRSLLTMLGIIIGIASVVSVVALGNGSQQKILQDINSMGTNTVSIFPGRGFGDRRSSRIKTLTIADAQAIAKQGYVASVTPQTSSSGTLTYRNTDLTAMLYGVGDQYFDVRGLKLASGRLFDEDDIKQDAQVAVVDDNVKTKLFGDGVDPLGKTILFKKRPLTVIGVLQKEENNFGSSDSLMVWSPYTTVMHQITGETYASSITVKIKDDVSSQVAEKSLTELLKARHGTEDFFMNNSDSIKQMVEKTTGTMKLLISSIAVISLVVGGIGVMNIMLVSVTERTKEIGVRMAIGARRSNILQQFLIEAVLICLIGGLIGVGISLAIGVLFNQFVTDFPMTFSTLSIVGAVVCSTAIGVAFGFMPANRASKLNPIDALAQD; this is translated from the coding sequence ATGAGCTTGATCGAATGTAAAAACATCAACCGCTACTTCGGCAGCGGCGAAAACCGCGTTCATGTTTTGAAAAACGTGAGCCTTTCCATCGAAAAAGGCGATTTCGTCGCCATCATCGGCCAGTCCGGCTCGGGCAAGTCCACGCTGATGAACATCTTGGGCTGCCTCGACACCGCCACATCGGGTTCGTATCAGATCGACGGCATCGAAACCTCGAAAATGAATCCCGACGAACTGGCGGGGCTGCGGCGCGAACGCTTCGGCTTTATCTTCCAGCGTTACAACCTCTTGGGCTCGCTGACCGCCCGCGACAACGTCGCCCTGCCCGCCGTGTATATGGGCGCGGCGCACAAAGAGCGTTCCGAACGCGCCGAAAAACTGCTGCACGATTTGGGTTTGCAAAGCAAAGAAAACAACAAACCCAACGAACTCTCCGGCGGCCAGCAGCAGCGCGTGTCCATCGCCCGCGCCCTGATGAACGGCGGCGAAATCATCTTCGCCGACGAACCCACCGGCGCGCTCGACACCGCCAGCGGCAAAAACGTGATGGAAATCATCCACAAGCTGCACCAAGACGGGCATACCGTGATTATGGTAACGCACGACCCCGGCATCGCCGCCAACGCCAACCGCGTGATCGAAATCCGCGACGGCGAAATCATTTCCGACACCGTGAAAAACCCCGACATCCCGCCCAGCAGCGTCGAGCGCGTGAAAGAAAACGCCTCGTGGTCGTTTTATTACGATCAGTTTATGGAAGCCTTCAAAATGTCGGTGCAGGCGATTACCGCGCACAAAATGCGCTCACTGCTCACCATGCTCGGCATCATCATCGGCATCGCCTCGGTGGTGTCCGTAGTGGCCTTGGGCAACGGCTCGCAGCAGAAAATCCTTCAAGACATCAACTCGATGGGCACCAACACCGTGAGCATTTTCCCCGGGCGCGGCTTCGGCGACCGGCGCAGCAGCCGAATCAAAACGCTCACGATTGCCGACGCGCAGGCCATCGCCAAACAAGGCTACGTGGCCTCCGTAACCCCGCAAACCTCATCGAGCGGCACACTCACCTACCGCAACACCGACCTCACCGCCATGCTCTACGGCGTGGGCGACCAGTATTTCGACGTGCGCGGCCTCAAACTCGCCTCGGGTCGGCTGTTTGACGAAGACGACATCAAACAGGACGCGCAAGTGGCTGTGGTGGACGACAACGTTAAAACCAAACTCTTCGGCGACGGCGTTGACCCGCTGGGCAAAACCATCCTGTTCAAAAAACGCCCGCTCACTGTGATCGGCGTGCTGCAAAAAGAAGAAAACAACTTCGGCAGCTCCGACTCGCTGATGGTGTGGTCGCCCTACACCACCGTGATGCACCAGATTACCGGCGAAACCTACGCCAGCTCGATTACCGTGAAAATCAAAGACGACGTGAGCAGCCAAGTGGCCGAAAAAAGCCTGACCGAGCTTTTGAAAGCGCGGCACGGCACGGAAGACTTCTTCATGAACAACAGCGACAGCATCAAGCAGATGGTGGAAAAAACCACCGGCACGATGAAGCTTTTGATTTCCAGCATCGCCGTGATTTCGCTGGTGGTCGGCGGTATCGGCGTGATGAACATCATGCTCGTGTCCGTAACCGAGCGCACCAAAGAAATCGGCGTGCGCATGGCCATCGGCGCAAGGCGCAGCAACATCTTGCAGCAGTTTCTGATTGAAGCCGTGCTCATCTGCCTCATCGGCGGCCTCATCGGCGTGGGCATTTCGCTGGCTATTGGTGTGTTGTTCAACCAGTTTGTAACCGACTTCCCGATGACCTTCTCTACCCTCTCGATCGTCGGCGCAGTGGTCTGCTCCACCGCCATCGGCGTGGCCTTCGGCTTTATGCCCGCCAACCGCGCCTCCAAACTCAACCCGATCGACGCGCTGGCGCAGGATTAA
- a CDS encoding TolC family protein — protein MQTKPLFQTTSVLILAAVLSGCAVHSTEQALTLESTGKVMSAAEAAERYDVNGNWWEIYQSPQLNALTEQALANNIDLKQAAISVNKALYQANILGADLVPKFSGALNASTSKNLKTGDRGSTYGSQLGLSYELDLWRKLSATADAQVWEYQATQQDMANTRLTLVNNVADAYFNIAYLNEAMTLAEKSVKQYQEIARITDAKFRLGRADSSEPTQARQSLLSAQNSLISLKNSREAQIQTLRNLLNLKPNETIAADPAAYRLPGVKGVDLNVPITVLANRPDLRAAEYRVQSSLQSLTAQKRSWYPSITLGATLSTSSNQAKSAFNVPMLGGTVAVNLPFLNWNTLKWNDKTAQANFDNARLSFEKALTTALNEVNTNYLAYQNAQAQLANQEQRYTLDRKNSRYYQVRYQHGKNELKDWLTALNSEYGTAQNVLNQRYETLKYENMVYKAMAGRYTPK, from the coding sequence ATGCAAACCAAACCCCTCTTTCAGACGACCTCCGTCCTCATCCTTGCCGCTGTATTGAGCGGCTGCGCCGTGCACAGCACCGAGCAGGCACTCACGCTTGAATCCACGGGCAAAGTGATGTCTGCTGCCGAAGCCGCTGAGCGTTACGACGTAAACGGGAACTGGTGGGAAATCTACCAAAGCCCGCAGCTTAACGCGCTGACCGAGCAGGCTCTGGCCAATAATATCGACCTGAAACAGGCCGCCATCAGCGTCAACAAAGCCCTGTATCAGGCCAATATTCTCGGCGCGGACTTAGTGCCCAAATTCAGCGGCGCACTCAACGCCTCCACCTCGAAAAACCTCAAAACCGGCGATCGCGGCAGCACCTACGGCAGCCAGCTCGGTTTGAGCTACGAGCTGGATTTGTGGCGCAAACTCAGTGCCACCGCCGACGCGCAAGTGTGGGAATATCAGGCCACGCAGCAGGATATGGCCAACACGCGGCTCACGCTGGTGAACAATGTAGCCGACGCTTATTTCAACATCGCCTACCTCAACGAAGCCATGACGCTGGCCGAAAAATCCGTCAAGCAATATCAGGAAATCGCCCGCATTACCGATGCCAAATTCCGCCTCGGCCGCGCCGATTCCAGCGAGCCGACGCAGGCGCGCCAATCGCTGCTTTCCGCGCAAAACAGCCTGATTTCGCTGAAAAACAGCCGCGAGGCGCAAATCCAAACTCTGCGCAACCTGCTGAATTTGAAACCAAACGAAACCATCGCCGCCGATCCCGCCGCCTACCGCCTTCCGGGCGTCAAAGGCGTGGATTTGAACGTGCCCATCACCGTATTGGCCAACCGCCCCGATTTGCGCGCCGCCGAATACCGAGTGCAGTCTTCCCTGCAATCGCTCACCGCGCAAAAACGAAGCTGGTATCCGAGCATCACACTGGGCGCGACTTTGAGCACATCGTCAAACCAAGCCAAAAGCGCGTTCAACGTCCCCATGCTGGGCGGCACGGTGGCGGTCAACCTGCCGTTTCTCAACTGGAACACCTTGAAATGGAACGACAAAACCGCACAGGCCAATTTCGACAACGCCCGTCTGTCGTTTGAAAAAGCCCTCACCACCGCACTCAACGAAGTCAACACCAATTATCTGGCCTACCAAAACGCCCAAGCCCAGCTTGCCAACCAAGAGCAGCGTTACACACTCGACCGCAAAAACAGCCGCTACTACCAAGTGCGCTACCAACACGGCAAAAACGAGCTCAAAGACTGGCTCACTGCACTCAACAGCGAATACGGCACGGCGCAAAACGTGCTGAACCAGCGTTACGAAACCCTGAAATACGAAAACATGGTCTATAAAGCCATGGCCGGACGCTACACGCCCAAATAG
- the murB gene encoding UDP-N-acetylmuramate dehydrogenase, whose protein sequence is MKILENVDLRPFNTFGLNARARFFVELDDAAALPDVCALPCFNRAKVLWLGGGSNILLRGDYPGLVVKMAAKGIRETARSDGTVLVEAQAGEIWHDFVRHTVALGLNGLENLSLIPGTVGAAPVQNIGAYGVEVKDLIRSVRCFDLDTGRFVTLDNAQCRFAYRDSLFKQEGLGRYVITAVTFALSERFEAKTGYGDLAAVLAEICGGRSPCAADISQAVCRIRRAKLPDPQVQGNVGSFFKNPVVAAEQADRLAAAFPDMPRYPQGDGSVKLAAGWLIDQCGLKGRTVGGAAVHGKQALVLVNTGRATAADVAALADEVRGQVRARFGVELEAEPGWV, encoded by the coding sequence ATGAAAATACTCGAAAACGTCGATTTGCGCCCCTTCAACACCTTCGGCCTGAACGCACGGGCGCGTTTTTTTGTCGAGCTGGACGATGCCGCCGCCCTGCCCGACGTGTGCGCCCTGCCCTGCTTTAACCGCGCCAAGGTGCTGTGGCTGGGTGGCGGCAGCAACATCCTGCTGCGCGGCGACTATCCCGGCCTGGTGGTGAAAATGGCGGCAAAAGGCATCCGCGAAACCGCCCGTTCCGACGGCACCGTGCTTGTCGAAGCGCAGGCGGGCGAAATCTGGCACGACTTCGTGCGGCACACTGTCGCCCTCGGCCTGAACGGGCTGGAAAACCTCAGCCTGATACCCGGCACGGTCGGCGCCGCGCCCGTGCAGAACATCGGCGCCTACGGCGTCGAAGTGAAAGACCTGATCCGCTCGGTGCGCTGTTTCGATCTCGACACCGGCCGCTTCGTCACGCTGGACAATGCGCAATGCCGCTTCGCCTACCGCGACAGCCTGTTCAAGCAGGAAGGTCTCGGCCGCTACGTCATTACCGCCGTCACCTTCGCCCTGTCCGAACGCTTCGAGGCGAAAACGGGCTACGGCGACCTGGCCGCCGTGTTGGCGGAAATCTGCGGCGGCCGCAGCCCTTGCGCCGCCGACATTTCACAAGCCGTCTGCCGCATCCGCCGCGCCAAGCTGCCCGACCCGCAGGTGCAGGGCAATGTCGGCAGCTTCTTCAAAAACCCCGTCGTTGCGGCAGAACAAGCCGACCGTCTTGCCGCCGCCTTCCCCGATATGCCGCGCTACCCGCAGGGCGACGGCTCGGTAAAGCTTGCGGCAGGCTGGCTTATCGACCAATGCGGTCTGAAAGGCCGCACCGTCGGCGGTGCGGCGGTGCACGGCAAACAGGCGCTGGTTTTGGTGAACACCGGCCGCGCCACCGCAGCCGACGTTGCCGCCCTCGCCGACGAAGTGCGCGGGCAGGTTCGGGCACGTTTCGGCGTCGAACTGGAAGCCGAGCCGGGCTGGGTTTGA